The proteins below are encoded in one region of Lactuca sativa cultivar Salinas chromosome 3, Lsat_Salinas_v11, whole genome shotgun sequence:
- the LOC111910662 gene encoding hydrophobic protein RCI2B, translating into MSTQTFVEILLAIVLPPLGVIFKFGCKVEFWICLLLTLFGWIPGIIYAVYVITK; encoded by the exons ATGTCGACACAAACTTTTGTAGAAATCCTATTAGCCATTGTTCTTCCTCCTCTTGGTGTTATTTTCAAGTTTGGCTGCAAG GTGGAATTCTGGATATGTTTGCTTCTAACCTTGTTTGGGTGGATCCCTGGAATTATTTATGCTGTCTATGTAATCACCAAGTGA